In one window of Verrucomicrobiota bacterium DNA:
- a CDS encoding DUF1156 domain-containing protein, with product MTYDDRRLIEDYLPIQAISAEASREKSPRKGHISTLHLWWARRPLVACRAAVYGALVPASQFVPACADKAGRPNGGSDAQKKSLGRANAAKFIERLCQYPGSPDVIKEAQEHILKAHAERLSRETGKPVTVEDIVAGRAPLPAPRPGKFFIYVIKCSDDSFYIGQTDNVPRRFEEHNQGKVEWTSSRRPLQVIHYEEFDSREEAVTREKELKTGFGRQWLKREYAAGRLAARQAGRPKVLDMFAGGGAIPLEALRLGCESYALDLNPVAHIIQLCTLVYPQKFGKPDPNAKGSAKDGTWAGLAAEVEHWGNWVLKKVKAEIGDLYPPIPDPQASGEELGSDPQGTMGFAEDPQQKLKAKRGFLTPVAYLWTRTVQCKNPACNATVPLVKQTWLSKKKDHFVAMRLVAPKGEKRVRFEIVQGRSEAGLGFDPTAFSKEGNATCPFCGAVADSDYVQEQGIRKRVGSQLLAFVCRSANKSGSVFVGELDAPRGLLPTAANIEKRIEETTSRANISIPAEEISPLRPSPNARGMTAPTRHGLTTLGDLFNRRQLLSLLTQCGAVRCAHAEMRTTGYDEERSKAVATFLGIVVDRMADRGSSLCRWDPGYTKTQSTFGRPALPFVWDYSETNPFGDASGDMSQAIDWVRAVIDETAILHSYARVERGSAHQLSSADANFDAVISDPPYYDNVPYADISDFFYVWLKRSIGFLHPEHFGTELTPKKAEITALSSRFGGDMAAASSNYEQMMFLSLTEANRVLKANGELVIVYAHKTTLGWATLVDALRRSGFTVVEAWPLDTEFGGRLMAMDSAALASSIFLIARKRDGAKTGSYEDEIRPELEQIVRERVETLWRMGITGADLIIAAVGAGLRAFTRFARVEYANGEEVPAEKFLGEVESVVLETLLEKIFGVASSRVAAVDGPSRFYVLWRYAYRTAELDAGEAIVFTYGQPVELEGADGLANGTLSLVEKKKGKYRLRDYTERGPLEKLGLPNDEGKPAPLLDSLHRLLWLMENEPRKLPTFLDEARPDRERLRLVAQALAGAGLSGGSEDQTGVVNTTAAEQAALGKLLANWRALVPETLFTAAGKS from the coding sequence ATGACTTACGACGACCGCCGTTTAATCGAAGACTACCTGCCGATTCAGGCCATCAGTGCCGAGGCGTCGCGCGAGAAGTCTCCACGCAAGGGACACATCTCCACGCTGCATTTGTGGTGGGCGCGGCGACCGCTCGTCGCCTGCCGGGCGGCGGTGTACGGCGCACTCGTGCCGGCATCACAGTTTGTGCCTGCCTGCGCCGACAAGGCAGGCAGGCCGAATGGTGGGTCGGATGCGCAGAAGAAAAGTTTGGGACGAGCGAACGCGGCCAAGTTCATCGAGCGGTTGTGCCAGTATCCCGGCTCGCCAGATGTCATCAAGGAAGCACAAGAGCACATCCTCAAGGCACACGCGGAACGGTTGAGCCGCGAGACGGGCAAGCCGGTCACGGTGGAAGACATTGTGGCGGGACGCGCGCCCCTGCCTGCGCCGCGCCCGGGGAAGTTCTTCATTTATGTAATCAAGTGTTCCGATGATTCGTTTTACATCGGCCAGACTGACAATGTTCCGCGCCGGTTTGAGGAACACAACCAAGGCAAAGTTGAATGGACTTCTTCTCGTCGGCCATTGCAGGTTATTCACTACGAGGAATTCGATTCACGCGAGGAGGCGGTGACGAGGGAAAAGGAATTGAAAACCGGATTCGGTCGGCAATGGCTCAAGAGAGAATATGCAGCGGGCAGGCTTGCGGCGCGGCAGGCAGGGCGTCCGAAAGTGCTCGATATGTTTGCGGGCGGCGGGGCGATTCCGCTCGAAGCGTTGCGGCTCGGCTGCGAATCGTATGCGCTCGACCTCAATCCGGTCGCGCACATCATCCAGCTTTGCACACTGGTTTATCCGCAGAAATTCGGTAAGCCCGATCCGAACGCGAAAGGTTCGGCGAAGGATGGCACTTGGGCCGGACTCGCGGCGGAAGTCGAGCATTGGGGCAACTGGGTGCTGAAAAAAGTGAAGGCAGAGATTGGCGACCTGTATCCGCCGATTCCCGACCCGCAAGCGAGCGGCGAAGAACTTGGCAGCGACCCGCAGGGGACGATGGGTTTTGCGGAAGACCCGCAGCAGAAGCTCAAAGCGAAGCGCGGTTTCCTGACTCCCGTAGCGTATCTGTGGACGCGGACCGTGCAATGCAAGAATCCCGCGTGCAACGCGACCGTGCCGCTGGTGAAACAAACCTGGCTTTCCAAAAAGAAAGATCACTTCGTAGCCATGCGTCTGGTCGCGCCCAAAGGCGAAAAGCGCGTGCGGTTTGAAATCGTCCAAGGGCGCAGTGAAGCCGGTTTGGGCTTCGACCCTACGGCCTTTTCAAAGGAGGGGAATGCGACCTGTCCGTTTTGTGGGGCAGTTGCGGATTCGGACTATGTGCAAGAGCAAGGAATACGAAAGAGAGTCGGGTCTCAACTTCTCGCGTTTGTCTGCCGAAGTGCGAACAAATCAGGATCGGTGTTTGTTGGCGAACTGGACGCGCCAAGAGGATTGCTGCCTACAGCCGCCAACATTGAAAAACGCATCGAAGAAACTACGAGCAGAGCGAATATCTCGATTCCAGCCGAAGAAATCAGCCCGCTGCGGCCTTCGCCGAATGCGCGTGGCATGACCGCCCCAACACGGCACGGGCTTACCACCTTGGGAGACTTATTTAACCGAAGACAACTGCTCTCTCTTCTCACGCAATGTGGTGCTGTTAGGTGCGCCCATGCTGAAATGCGAACCACTGGCTACGACGAGGAGCGGAGCAAAGCAGTGGCAACTTTTCTTGGAATTGTTGTTGACCGTATGGCCGATCGCGGAAGTTCGCTTTGCAGGTGGGACCCCGGATACACAAAAACACAATCCACCTTTGGCCGCCCAGCACTACCATTCGTGTGGGACTATTCCGAAACCAATCCGTTCGGTGATGCCTCGGGAGATATGTCCCAAGCCATAGACTGGGTGCGAGCGGTCATTGACGAAACCGCGATACTTCATAGCTACGCGAGAGTTGAGCGCGGCTCTGCGCATCAGTTGAGTAGCGCCGACGCCAACTTTGACGCTGTGATTTCTGACCCTCCTTACTACGACAACGTTCCTTACGCCGATATTTCAGACTTTTTTTACGTTTGGCTCAAGCGGTCGATTGGCTTTCTCCACCCTGAGCACTTCGGCACTGAGCTAACTCCGAAGAAGGCGGAAATCACTGCGCTGTCATCACGATTCGGCGGGGACATGGCTGCAGCCAGTTCCAACTATGAACAAATGATGTTTCTCTCGCTCACCGAGGCAAATCGCGTACTGAAGGCGAATGGTGAGTTGGTCATCGTCTATGCCCACAAGACGACTTTAGGTTGGGCGACTCTGGTTGATGCCTTGAGGCGTTCGGGTTTTACCGTGGTTGAAGCGTGGCCGCTCGATACGGAATTCGGCGGGAGGTTGATGGCAATGGATTCGGCTGCGTTAGCTTCCAGCATTTTCCTTATTGCCCGAAAACGCGACGGTGCAAAGACCGGTTCATACGAAGATGAAATTCGCCCGGAGTTGGAGCAAATCGTGCGCGAGCGCGTAGAAACGCTCTGGCGCATGGGCATCACCGGCGCGGATTTAATCATCGCCGCCGTCGGTGCGGGTCTGCGCGCGTTCACGCGCTTTGCCCGCGTCGAGTATGCCAACGGCGAGGAAGTACCAGCGGAAAAATTTCTCGGCGAAGTGGAAAGCGTGGTGCTGGAGACATTGTTGGAAAAGATTTTCGGTGTGGCCAGCAGCCGCGTGGCGGCGGTGGACGGGCCAAGCCGGTTTTACGTCTTGTGGCGCTACGCGTATCGCACGGCGGAACTGGACGCGGGCGAGGCCATCGTCTTCACCTACGGCCAGCCGGTGGAATTGGAAGGCGCGGATGGACTGGCGAACGGCACACTATCGCTGGTGGAAAAGAAAAAGGGCAAGTATCGCCTGCGCGATTACACCGAACGCGGCCCGCTGGAAAAACTTGGTCTGCCGAACGACGAGGGCAAGCCCGCACCGCTGCTTGACTCACTGCATCGGCTGCTCTGGCTGATGGAAAACGAACCACGCAAGCTGCCCACCTTCCTGGACGAGGCCCGCCCCGACCGCGAACGACTTCGACTCGTAGCCCAAGCATTGGCCGGCGCGGGATTGTCCGGCGGCAGCGAGGACCAGACTGGGGTCGTGAATACGACAGCCGCAGAGCAGGCCGCGCTCGGCAAGCTGCTCGCAAATTGGCGTGCGCTCGTGCCCGAAACCTTGTTCACTGCTGCCGGGAAATCTTGA